A stretch of Malus sylvestris chromosome 11, drMalSylv7.2, whole genome shotgun sequence DNA encodes these proteins:
- the LOC126590099 gene encoding uncharacterized protein LOC126590099, which yields MMSHPQHDEPHHHRHQPESSLSSPSSLKVLSIHQIKRQQQKQPVAATLIKRWSWLKLKALFMASPGNLSVRTPSEIRNTKLSGQRWRELEREVSLLQRMLNQEEKVHEVLGQVQNRKNGDSAISIPKFLPPKMKEILAELAMVEGEIARLEGQIRQLHPGLKHEQEATKESKPIPRASNIVMQSPMHKSVNNESQRMAYYETKALHFISKAIKGDYDHFNDLRQNEKIGNSRGFSDQKENYFYEDVKFGNKFPRKNGILRALSPLRAPRHPSPKLKECNPGITSELQPKSLPVPTQLEENSHNWQPNRLSEEIMKCLNFIYIRLLRTTRTMELEKSGPISRSVNSSITSRSFRDDTGVNSLLQKESRQQDPYGIFNVEECIPRDIGPYKNLVTFTSISMDPKSFSASNSFPLLKKLRVLMNDLQVVDLGSLTYQQKLAFWINIYNACIMNGFLQYGVPASVEKLLTLMSKATLNIGGKILNAESIEHYILRKPAPSSMQEAFQNGDTDDKSAVHELYGLDSPDPNVTFSLCCGTRSSPAVRIYTADGVIAELEKSKLEYLQASIVVTTSKKIVIPELLLGNLLDFAVDVDSLVQWVCHQLPTSGSLRKSMVDCFRGHISRGKISTTIEKMPYDFEFQYILAI from the exons ATGATGTCCCACCCACAACATGATGAACctcatcatcatcgtcatcagcCTGAAAGCTCTCTCTCATCACCATCTTCTCTCAAAGTTCTTTCCATTCATCAAATCAAACGTCAACAGCAGAAACAACCAGTAGCAGCCACCCTTATAAA GCGCTGGAGTTGGCTGAAGTTAAAGGCTTTGTTCATGGCGAGCCCCGGCAACTTGTCCGTTCGCACTCCATCGGAGATT AGAAACACGAAACTTTCGGGGCAACGATGGAGGGAGCTTGAAAGAGAG GTTTCTTTGCTTCAAAGAATGCTGAACCAAGAAGAGAAAGTACACGAGGTTTTGGGCCAAGTTCAGAATCGGAAAAATGGTGACTCTGCTATTTCCATCCCAAAATTTCTTCCTCCCAAG ATGAAGGAGATTTTGGCAGAGCTAGCTATGGTTGAAGGAGAAATTGCTCGACTTGAAGGCCAAATCAGGCAACTTCATCCTGGATTGAAGCATGAACAAGAAGCTACAAAGGAATCAAAACCCATTCCTCGTGCATCAAATATAGTAATGCAAAGTCCCATGCACAAAAGTGTTAACAATGAGAGCCAGAGAATGGCGTATTATGAGACCAAGGCGTTGCATTTCATAAGTAAAGCTATCAAAGGTGATTATGATCATTTTAACGACCTTAGGCAGAACGAGAAAATTGGAAACTCGAGAGGATTTTCTGATCAGAAAGAAAATTATTTCTATGAGGATGTTAAATTTGGAAATAAGTTTCCGAGAAAAAACGGAATTTTGAGGGCACTCTCGCCCCTGCGAGCCCCAAGACATCCATCACCCAAG cTAAAAGAATGTAATCCAGGGATTACTTCAGAACTCCAACCAAAATCTCTACCAGTTCCAACACAATTAGAAGAGAACAGCCATAACTGGCAACCAAACAGGCTCTCTGAGGAAATCATGAAGTGCCTAAACTTCATATACATTAGGCTGCTTAGAACAACAAGAACAATGGAGTTAGAGAAGTCAGGCCCCATTTCAAGGTCTGTCAACTCTTCTATAACCTCAAGAAGCTTCAGAGATGATACCGGTGTAAACTCATTGTTACAAAAGGAATCAAGGCAACAAGACCCTTATGGCATCTTCAATGTGGAAGAGTGTATTCCTAGAGACATTGGCCCTTACAAGAACTTGGTTACTTTCACCTCAATCTCTATGGACCCAAAATCCTTTTCAGCCTCCAACTCTTTTcctttactaaaaaaattaag GGTATTGATGAACGATCTCCAGGTGGTGGATTTGGGGTCCTTGACATACCAACAGAAGCTAGCATTCTGGATCAACATTTACAATGCTTGTATCATGAAT GGTTTTCTCCAGTACGGAGTGCCTGCTTCGGTGGAAAAATTACTCACATTGATGAGCAAG gcaaCTCTAAACATAGGGGGTAAGATTTTAAATGCTGAATCCATAGAGCATTACATTCTGAGGAAGCCAGCACCTTCCAGTATGCAAGAG GCGTTTCAGAATGGTGACACAGACGATAAATCCGCTGTTCACGAACTCTATGGTCTCGATTCCCCGGATCCCAATGTCACATTTTCTCTGTGTTGTGGAACTCGTTCTTCTCCTGCG GTGAGGATATACACAGCCGACGGTGTCATAGCTGAGTTGGAGAAATCAAAGTTGGAGTACCTGCAAGCATCAATTGTGGTGACTACCTCAAAGAAAATTGTGATCCCAGAACTACTTCTAGGAAACTTGCTTGATTTTGCTGTGGATGTGGACTCACTAGTTCAGTGGGTTTGCCACCAGTTACCAACATCTGGATCATTGAGAAAATCAATGGTGGATTGCTTCAGGGGCCACATTAGCAGGGGCAAGATTAGTACGACTATTGAGAAAATGCCATATGATTTTGAATTTCAGTACATACTGGCCATTTAG